The following proteins are co-located in the Maridesulfovibrio sp. genome:
- a CDS encoding phosphoenolpyruvate carboxykinase (ATP), whose product MASQSTYEFYKDDLSKIPPLRAIAETLLADKRVRRVNAAEAYELARKQWDVMETDHPIYPEAAKRLGLPEGAKLLNHCHGKIVGRTALARRFYNRLNGPDQRKVLGDLREAISDMQERPLIKAEAIVGLDQDLMIKATILGGEDDAANIFNWLVNFTPFDELAEEYVKSAKLPIQDIIIIGDNLWRNDDPFYHNQGNPQLALVDEECNVIYNFGMRYFGERKKGTLTLAWTSGIRVGMAACHGGIKEIDFDNCPDAEIKKLGKKSIAFFGLSGTGKSSHTNSHDNGGTLPEGFAKRVLHDDAFQIDIENRVCRAWEPTLFDKTDSRPLGNPDWKYMISVMNHAMLEIDGKVMPLGQDIRNPNGRALIDRDVIGEHVNRCTFPDSLCWLMKDTCLPPIIRFTDTYLAVAMGAALMTKRNLAENVSEEELKKLVFIPYANPFRVYELWKDVEAFAHVFDSGAHGYSFNSVGFWRSSDADLNPIPLQTSLTLQTMILTDKLEWEDWELLPGAQIPKRNCMERILPGFYDTYNPANVENRAEYFQTLKDRFAQRRHFLEQTDDLNCKPDLLAKLTKALHIKGWF is encoded by the coding sequence GTGGCTAGTCAGTCAACCTATGAGTTTTACAAAGATGACCTTTCCAAGATTCCGCCTCTCCGGGCGATTGCGGAAACTCTGCTTGCAGATAAACGGGTAAGAAGAGTTAATGCGGCAGAAGCCTATGAACTTGCCCGTAAGCAATGGGATGTTATGGAAACAGATCATCCTATTTATCCCGAAGCAGCAAAAAGACTCGGTCTGCCCGAGGGAGCAAAACTGCTTAACCATTGCCACGGAAAGATTGTAGGCCGTACTGCCTTGGCCCGCCGTTTTTACAATCGCCTGAACGGTCCAGACCAGCGCAAGGTTCTCGGAGATTTAAGGGAAGCGATCTCTGATATGCAGGAGCGTCCGCTAATCAAGGCTGAGGCCATTGTAGGTCTGGATCAGGACCTGATGATCAAAGCTACTATTCTCGGCGGCGAAGATGATGCTGCCAATATTTTTAACTGGCTGGTCAATTTCACCCCCTTTGATGAACTTGCAGAAGAGTACGTAAAGAGCGCGAAACTGCCCATTCAGGATATCATTATTATCGGTGATAATCTCTGGCGTAACGATGATCCTTTCTACCACAATCAGGGTAACCCTCAGTTGGCTCTTGTGGATGAAGAGTGCAACGTTATCTACAATTTCGGTATGCGCTATTTTGGTGAACGTAAGAAGGGAACTCTTACTCTCGCTTGGACATCCGGTATCCGCGTAGGCATGGCCGCCTGTCATGGTGGGATCAAGGAAATTGATTTCGACAACTGCCCTGACGCCGAAATCAAAAAGCTGGGCAAAAAGTCCATCGCTTTCTTCGGTCTGTCCGGTACAGGGAAATCCTCCCACACCAACTCCCACGACAATGGCGGAACTCTTCCTGAAGGATTTGCCAAAAGAGTACTGCACGATGACGCTTTCCAGATCGACATTGAAAACCGTGTCTGCCGTGCTTGGGAACCGACTCTTTTTGATAAGACTGATTCCCGTCCACTGGGTAACCCGGACTGGAAATACATGATTTCCGTAATGAACCATGCCATGTTGGAAATCGACGGCAAGGTCATGCCTCTCGGGCAGGACATCCGTAACCCCAACGGACGTGCACTTATCGACCGTGATGTAATCGGTGAGCACGTCAACCGTTGCACATTTCCGGATTCCCTGTGCTGGCTCATGAAAGATACCTGTTTGCCTCCGATCATCCGCTTCACCGACACCTATCTTGCCGTTGCAATGGGTGCCGCGCTGATGACCAAGCGTAACCTTGCTGAAAACGTTTCTGAGGAAGAACTCAAGAAACTGGTTTTCATCCCTTATGCAAACCCCTTCCGTGTTTACGAACTCTGGAAGGATGTTGAAGCATTCGCCCACGTCTTTGATAGCGGAGCACACGGTTACAGCTTTAACTCCGTCGGTTTCTGGCGGTCATCCGATGCAGACCTTAATCCCATCCCACTGCAGACTTCTTTGACCCTGCAGACTATGATTCTGACTGACAAGCTGGAATGGGAAGACTGGGAATTGCTGCCCGGAGCACAGATTCCCAAGCGTAACTGCATGGAAAGAATCCTGCCCGGCTTCTACGATACCTACAATCCTGCAAACGTAGAAAATCGCGCCGAGTACTTCCAGACCCTCAAGGACCGTTTTGCACAGCGCAGGCATTTTCTTGAGCAGACTGACGACCTCAACTGCAAGCCTGACCTGCTTGCCAAGCTCACTAAAGCCTTGCACATTAAAGGCTGGTTTTAG
- the dsrA gene encoding dissimilatory-type sulfite reductase subunit alpha — MAKHKTPLLDELESGPWPSFVSDVKQEAEVRAKNEKGVEYQIPVEVCDDLLGILELSYNDGETHWKHGGIVGVFGYGGGVIGRYCDQPEMFPGVAHFHTVRVAQPTAKYYTTEFLNKIVDIWDMRGSGLTNMHGSTGDIVFLGTTTPQLEEIFYELTHDVNVDLGGSGSNLRTPAACLGMSRCEYACYDAQALCYDMTMEFQDELHRPAFPYKFKFKFDACPNSCVCALARSDFSVVGIWKDEIRIDQEAVAAYVGGEFKPNAGAHSGRDWGAFDIQKEVVDLCPGKCIKYADGKLEINDKECMHCMHCINTMPRALMIGNDRGASILCGAKAPILDGPQLSSLLVPFIKVEEPFDEVKEVVENIWDWWMEEGKNRERLGETMRRMGFQKLLEVTGIKADPRHVQEPRHNPYIFWKAEDVDGPWERDVNEYRKRHQR; from the coding sequence ATGGCGAAACACAAAACTCCCTTGTTGGACGAGCTTGAAAGCGGGCCATGGCCTAGCTTCGTGTCCGACGTTAAACAAGAAGCCGAAGTTAGAGCAAAAAACGAGAAGGGCGTGGAATATCAGATTCCCGTCGAAGTTTGTGATGACCTTCTCGGTATTCTCGAGCTGTCTTACAACGATGGTGAAACTCACTGGAAACACGGCGGTATCGTTGGCGTTTTCGGTTACGGCGGCGGCGTTATCGGTCGTTACTGTGACCAGCCCGAAATGTTCCCCGGCGTAGCACACTTTCATACCGTTCGTGTTGCTCAGCCCACCGCTAAATACTACACCACCGAATTCCTGAACAAGATCGTCGACATTTGGGATATGCGTGGTTCCGGTCTGACCAACATGCACGGTTCTACCGGTGACATCGTTTTCCTTGGTACCACCACTCCTCAGCTCGAAGAAATTTTCTACGAACTGACTCATGATGTAAACGTTGACCTCGGTGGCTCCGGTTCCAACCTGCGTACCCCCGCAGCTTGTCTCGGTATGTCCCGTTGTGAGTACGCTTGTTACGACGCACAGGCTCTCTGCTACGACATGACCATGGAATTCCAGGACGAACTTCACCGTCCCGCTTTCCCTTACAAGTTCAAATTCAAATTTGATGCTTGCCCCAACAGCTGCGTATGTGCTCTCGCACGTTCCGACTTCTCTGTTGTAGGTATCTGGAAAGACGAAATCCGCATCGACCAGGAAGCTGTTGCAGCTTACGTTGGTGGTGAGTTCAAGCCTAACGCTGGCGCTCACTCCGGCCGTGACTGGGGTGCTTTCGACATTCAGAAAGAAGTTGTTGATCTCTGCCCCGGCAAGTGCATCAAGTACGCTGACGGCAAACTCGAAATCAACGATAAAGAATGTATGCACTGCATGCACTGCATCAACACCATGCCTCGCGCACTGATGATCGGTAACGATCGCGGCGCATCCATCCTCTGTGGTGCTAAGGCTCCGATCCTCGACGGTCCTCAGCTCAGCTCCCTCCTCGTACCTTTCATCAAGGTTGAAGAGCCTTTCGACGAAGTTAAGGAAGTAGTTGAAAACATTTGGGACTGGTGGATGGAAGAAGGTAAAAACCGTGAGCGTCTCGGTGAGACCATGCGTCGCATGGGCTTCCAGAAGCTTCTCGAAGTTACCGGAATCAAGGCTGATCCCAGACACGTTCAGGAACCGAGACATAACCCCTACATCTTCTGGAAAGCTGAAGATGTTGATGGTCCTTGGGAACGTGACGTTAACGAATACAGAAAAAGACACCAGAGATAA
- a CDS encoding sodium ion-translocating decarboxylase subunit beta: MDILLHFLSTTGFAEMTPGNFIMIVIGAIFIALAIIKDYEPLLLLPIGFGAIVGNIPSIAGMPLSVYDEGSVLYYIYFGVSKGIFPPLIFLGIGAMTDFSCMLSNPKLILLGAAAQMGIFATLIGALYMGFTPSEAAAIGIIGGADGPTAIFLSSKLAPHLLGAIAIAAYSYMALVPVIQPPIMKLMTSKKERLIRMTAPREVSTREKILFPVGGFIITALIAPGSLALVGMLFFGNLLKESGVTERLAETARTALIDSVTILLGFSVGASTQAQTFLTPDSMLIFGLGAASFCVATASGLAFAKFMNLFLKDKINPLVGAAGVSAVPDSARVVQMVARDEDPHNFLLMHAMAPNVAGVLGSAVAAGVLWSVLAL, from the coding sequence ATGGATATACTTCTGCACTTCTTAAGCACTACGGGCTTTGCAGAGATGACTCCCGGCAACTTCATTATGATTGTCATCGGAGCCATATTCATTGCCCTTGCTATTATTAAGGACTACGAGCCGCTGCTGCTCCTGCCCATCGGGTTTGGTGCTATCGTCGGTAACATCCCGTCTATTGCCGGGATGCCGCTGAGCGTTTATGATGAAGGCAGTGTGCTTTACTATATCTACTTCGGGGTCAGTAAAGGGATCTTCCCTCCGCTGATCTTCCTAGGCATCGGAGCCATGACCGACTTTTCGTGCATGCTCTCAAACCCGAAATTGATACTGCTCGGCGCAGCAGCCCAGATGGGTATTTTTGCAACCCTAATCGGCGCCCTCTATATGGGTTTTACTCCCAGTGAGGCCGCAGCCATCGGTATTATCGGCGGGGCGGACGGTCCTACGGCCATTTTCCTTTCCTCAAAGTTGGCGCCGCATCTTCTAGGGGCAATCGCCATTGCTGCATATTCGTACATGGCACTGGTCCCGGTTATCCAGCCTCCCATTATGAAGCTGATGACATCCAAGAAAGAGCGCCTTATTCGTATGACTGCACCGCGTGAAGTTTCTACCCGTGAAAAAATCCTTTTCCCGGTGGGTGGCTTCATCATCACTGCACTTATCGCTCCGGGCTCTTTGGCTCTGGTAGGTATGCTCTTCTTTGGTAACCTGCTTAAAGAATCCGGTGTTACCGAGCGTCTGGCCGAGACTGCGCGTACCGCGCTTATCGACTCAGTCACTATTCTGCTCGGTTTCTCCGTGGGCGCATCCACTCAGGCTCAGACTTTTCTGACTCCTGACAGTATGCTTATTTTCGGTCTTGGTGCTGCTTCATTCTGTGTCGCTACTGCCAGTGGTTTGGCTTTTGCAAAGTTCATGAACTTGTTCCTCAAGGACAAGATCAACCCGCTGGTTGGTGCCGCTGGTGTATCAGCTGTTCCTGACTCGGCACGAGTCGTTCAGATGGTCGCTCGTGATGAAGATCCCCATAACTTCCTGCTCATGCACGCCATGGCTCCCAACGTAGCCGGTGTACTCGGTTCCGCCGTTGCAGCAGGTGTTCTCTGGTCCGTACTGGCACTCTAG
- a CDS encoding dissimilatory sulfite reductase D family protein has product MPIDMDSAKAEILKFLEEKTGAKSKFYFNDFTKLFPDEKGREVKKVLTALVKEEKVEYWSSGSTTMYGLTGAGKQSGAEHED; this is encoded by the coding sequence ATGCCGATCGATATGGATTCCGCAAAAGCTGAAATCCTGAAGTTTCTCGAAGAGAAAACAGGTGCAAAAAGCAAATTTTACTTCAATGACTTCACCAAACTTTTCCCAGATGAAAAAGGCCGTGAAGTTAAGAAAGTTCTGACCGCTCTTGTTAAAGAAGAGAAGGTTGAATACTGGTCCTCCGGTTCTACCACCATGTACGGTCTGACCGGCGCTGGTAAGCAGAGTGGTGCTGAACACGAAGATTAA
- a CDS encoding cobyrinate a,c-diamide synthase — MNFPRIVLAGLSGGTGKTIVTLGLCRAFRNQGRVVKPFKKGPDYIDARWLGLASGQYATNLDPFLMSNDKLISLFLEKGQEADISIVEGNRGLFDGKDVDGSCSTAELARIIKAPVILTIDCTKMTRTVAAIVAGCKAFEDGFNLAGVILNRTAGERHRNILKSSIEAYTDIPVLGMLPKLKENPIPERHMGLVSNTEYDAVDKALDTLGQMAEDCLDLDAICKIAENTPAELNSEDSAWSGIELSSESKPVIGVVRDEALWFYYEENLEALRRAGAEVKEVSIFSPEPWPEIHGLYLGGGFPETLASEISQNIAIREHVRSLAESGLPIFAECGGFMYLGRDVEYEGHKYAMSGVLDLSTRLCPRPQGLGYTSGKIVHDNPFFPVGTEVIGHEFHYSLCVDNNETAPKYALDLSRGKGMADGHDGLIRENIYAGYNHIHALSMPYWANNFVKAADRFRNKNLTA; from the coding sequence ATGAATTTTCCACGTATTGTTTTGGCCGGACTCAGCGGCGGCACAGGTAAAACCATTGTTACTTTGGGGTTGTGTCGTGCCTTTCGCAATCAAGGTCGCGTGGTTAAGCCATTTAAAAAAGGACCCGATTATATTGACGCTCGCTGGCTGGGACTTGCTTCCGGTCAATATGCCACCAATCTTGATCCTTTTCTCATGTCCAACGATAAGCTCATTTCCCTTTTTCTGGAAAAAGGGCAGGAGGCTGATATTTCTATTGTGGAAGGAAATCGTGGCCTTTTTGACGGCAAAGATGTGGACGGCTCCTGCTCCACAGCCGAGCTGGCAAGGATTATCAAGGCGCCGGTTATTCTGACCATTGACTGCACTAAAATGACTCGAACTGTGGCGGCTATAGTAGCCGGATGCAAGGCTTTTGAAGACGGATTCAATTTAGCTGGCGTCATTCTTAATCGCACAGCAGGTGAACGCCACCGCAATATTCTTAAAAGTTCAATTGAAGCTTATACAGATATTCCGGTACTGGGCATGCTACCCAAGTTGAAGGAAAATCCCATTCCGGAACGGCACATGGGGCTTGTCTCCAATACCGAATACGATGCTGTCGATAAAGCTCTCGACACGCTCGGACAGATGGCAGAGGACTGCCTTGACCTTGATGCAATATGCAAAATCGCTGAAAATACCCCTGCAGAACTCAATTCAGAAGATTCTGCATGGTCCGGAATAGAGCTTTCCAGCGAGTCTAAGCCCGTGATCGGTGTTGTTCGTGATGAAGCCCTCTGGTTTTACTATGAAGAAAACCTTGAAGCATTGCGCCGGGCCGGAGCCGAGGTAAAAGAAGTTTCGATTTTCTCGCCTGAACCTTGGCCTGAAATCCACGGCCTGTACTTGGGCGGAGGTTTCCCGGAGACCCTTGCCTCAGAAATTTCCCAGAACATAGCCATACGTGAACATGTTAGAAGCCTGGCGGAATCGGGCCTGCCCATTTTTGCCGAGTGCGGCGGGTTCATGTATCTGGGCCGAGATGTTGAGTATGAAGGTCACAAATATGCCATGTCCGGTGTGCTTGACCTTTCCACCCGCCTTTGTCCCCGTCCGCAGGGCTTGGGTTATACTTCCGGTAAAATTGTCCACGACAATCCTTTCTTTCCTGTTGGAACCGAAGTTATCGGCCATGAGTTCCACTATTCCCTCTGCGTGGATAATAACGAAACCGCACCAAAGTACGCTCTTGATCTGTCTCGCGGTAAAGGTATGGCCGACGGTCATGATGGACTCATCCGCGAAAATATATATGCTGGATACAACCACATCCACGCTTTAAGTATGCCATACTGGGCCAATAATTTCGTAAAAGCTGCTGATAGATTCAGGAACAAGAACCTTACGGCATAA
- a CDS encoding OadG family protein produces the protein MQQMVFSWDNVVAGNGVSLSVTGMSIVFLALVFVSLYIALLPKITAVFNKIIPPSAHHSGPVASAPAPQVKTGPSEAEVVAAAVAYLHKNKG, from the coding sequence ATGCAACAGATGGTGTTCAGTTGGGACAACGTAGTCGCGGGCAACGGCGTATCACTTTCAGTAACAGGCATGAGCATCGTGTTCCTGGCCTTGGTTTTTGTAAGTCTTTATATTGCGCTGCTTCCCAAGATAACTGCGGTCTTCAATAAAATCATTCCGCCCTCAGCCCATCACAGCGGGCCGGTGGCCAGTGCTCCTGCTCCTCAGGTCAAAACCGGACCTTCGGAAGCAGAAGTTGTGGCTGCTGCTGTGGCGTATCTGCATAAAAACAAGGGCTAG
- a CDS encoding YkgJ family cysteine cluster protein, whose product MNECKQCGTCCRKGGPALHTQDLPLLREVDGIDLTDIVTLRKGELAYDQPVGAVIPLDEEILKIKGSGGEWICKFLAQSSNVCRIYKNRPLECQTLFCGDPDPLTEIYNKDRVSRKDVLPAGHPVLELIEEHDRKCDPIKMSELAAAAVENWDESANIQADLREMLIFDSSVRELVMEKAGLPKESMDFFFGRPITVLIKGYGIIATPNGKSFSLRKL is encoded by the coding sequence ATGAATGAATGCAAACAATGCGGTACCTGCTGCCGCAAAGGCGGCCCGGCACTACACACTCAGGACCTGCCCCTGCTCAGAGAAGTAGACGGCATCGATCTTACTGATATTGTTACCCTTCGCAAGGGAGAACTTGCTTATGACCAGCCCGTTGGAGCAGTAATTCCTTTGGATGAAGAAATTCTCAAGATTAAAGGATCCGGCGGCGAATGGATCTGTAAATTTCTTGCCCAGTCATCAAATGTCTGTCGAATTTATAAGAACCGCCCTCTTGAATGCCAGACTCTTTTTTGCGGAGACCCGGACCCTCTGACCGAAATATACAACAAAGACCGTGTTTCCAGAAAGGACGTTCTTCCTGCAGGACATCCTGTTCTTGAACTCATTGAAGAGCATGACAGGAAATGCGACCCCATAAAGATGTCAGAGCTCGCTGCGGCGGCTGTTGAAAACTGGGATGAGAGCGCAAATATTCAGGCAGACCTGCGCGAAATGCTGATTTTCGACAGTTCTGTGCGTGAGCTTGTTATGGAAAAAGCAGGACTTCCCAAAGAATCTATGGATTTCTTCTTCGGAAGACCCATAACTGTTCTCATTAAAGGGTACGGTATCATAGCTACACCCAACGGAAAATCTTTTTCACTGCGCAAACTCTAA
- the lgt gene encoding prolipoprotein diacylglyceryl transferase, whose amino-acid sequence MIVLPEFDTVAFRIGPLKANWYGLMYMIGFAIAWTLGRYRASKKTNNWTAQQVDDLITWLVVGLVIGARLGYCLIYEPEYFMAHPMDILAVWKGGMSFHGGAAGVAIVAWRFAKSTNRTTLDVGDFLVPLAPLGLLCGRMGNFINGELWGRATDMPWGMVFPSQRAGDLPRHPSQLYEGALEGLLLFLILWIWSAKPRERGTTTGIFLMGYGFFRAFVELFRQPDPQLGFIAFGWLTMGQLLCVPMILAGLALFIWGLKKGPIPPAADPV is encoded by the coding sequence ATGATTGTATTGCCGGAATTTGATACCGTTGCTTTTAGAATAGGACCTCTCAAGGCCAATTGGTATGGCCTGATGTATATGATCGGTTTTGCCATAGCGTGGACTCTGGGACGTTACAGGGCCTCCAAAAAGACCAATAATTGGACAGCACAGCAGGTAGATGACCTGATTACATGGCTGGTGGTCGGTCTGGTAATAGGCGCGCGGCTGGGATACTGCCTGATTTACGAACCTGAATATTTTATGGCCCACCCCATGGATATTCTGGCGGTCTGGAAGGGCGGGATGTCTTTCCACGGCGGTGCTGCCGGTGTGGCCATTGTTGCATGGAGATTTGCAAAATCCACTAACAGGACAACTCTTGACGTGGGTGATTTCCTTGTACCGCTGGCTCCGCTGGGGCTGCTCTGCGGCCGTATGGGTAACTTCATAAACGGTGAACTCTGGGGCAGGGCTACTGATATGCCATGGGGAATGGTTTTTCCCAGTCAGCGTGCCGGAGATTTGCCAAGACATCCTTCGCAGCTTTATGAAGGAGCTCTTGAGGGTTTGCTTCTTTTCTTGATTCTCTGGATATGGTCTGCAAAACCCCGGGAAAGGGGAACGACCACAGGAATATTCTTAATGGGCTACGGATTTTTCAGAGCATTTGTGGAATTATTCCGCCAGCCTGATCCTCAGCTTGGCTTTATCGCCTTTGGCTGGCTGACCATGGGCCAATTGCTTTGTGTTCCCATGATTCTGGCCGGACTGGCTTTGTTTATCTGGGGGCTTAAGAAGGGGCCGATCCCTCCCGCTGCCGATCCCGTTTAG
- a CDS encoding L-serine ammonia-lyase: MTAITTSVFELFKIGPGPSSSHTIGPMKAGYIFHQAVADLSFDVQPDNIEIRLYGSLSATGEGHGTDRAVVAGLLGFKPDNVECDFLDSLADGTARQFKSGQVSLGLSIKDVVFAEVENDFPYANTLLLRLSKSDEILFEQEYYSIGGGFIKWKGQQAEIQRIPPHQYSNMDDLKAILTEEGLRMHQAILANETAISGISEEEIHEKLDAILDAMKQAVRNGLAAEGLLPGPIGLHRKAKRLLENSNQPNSTDSFLLRLNAYGFAASEENAAGHIVVTAPTSGSAGVIPAAVYALEEDLGISRDKVREGMLVAAALGFIAKHNASIAGAEVGCQGEVGVASAMAAGLIAYAKGHRFWRTENAAESALEHHLGLTCDPVGGYVQIPCIERNAMGVVRAYNAYLIASVEKEEFHKVSFDEVVKAMAETGKDMNSKYKETSLGGLAVSVPNC; this comes from the coding sequence ATGACCGCCATTACCACATCTGTTTTCGAACTTTTCAAAATCGGCCCCGGTCCTTCCAGCTCCCATACCATCGGCCCCATGAAAGCCGGATATATTTTTCATCAAGCCGTGGCAGACCTTTCCTTTGACGTCCAGCCAGACAACATTGAAATAAGGCTCTATGGCAGCCTCAGTGCCACCGGTGAAGGACACGGCACAGACCGAGCCGTTGTTGCAGGTCTGCTGGGTTTCAAGCCGGATAATGTAGAATGTGATTTTCTTGATTCCTTGGCCGACGGAACTGCCCGCCAATTTAAAAGCGGTCAGGTATCTTTAGGATTGAGCATTAAAGACGTTGTCTTTGCAGAAGTTGAAAATGATTTCCCCTACGCAAACACCCTGCTCCTGCGACTTAGCAAAAGTGATGAAATTCTATTTGAACAGGAATATTACTCCATCGGCGGCGGTTTCATTAAATGGAAAGGCCAGCAAGCTGAAATACAACGTATCCCGCCTCATCAATATTCAAACATGGATGATCTTAAAGCCATTCTCACAGAAGAAGGGTTGCGTATGCATCAGGCAATCCTTGCTAATGAAACTGCTATCAGTGGGATTTCCGAAGAAGAGATACACGAAAAACTGGATGCTATTCTGGATGCCATGAAGCAGGCAGTACGCAACGGGCTTGCTGCAGAAGGATTACTGCCTGGACCGATAGGCTTGCACCGCAAGGCCAAACGCCTTCTTGAGAACAGCAATCAGCCTAACAGCACCGACAGCTTTCTACTCCGTCTCAATGCATACGGTTTTGCCGCTTCCGAAGAGAATGCTGCCGGACATATAGTGGTTACAGCTCCGACCTCCGGGTCCGCAGGGGTCATTCCTGCTGCAGTCTATGCCCTTGAAGAGGATCTCGGCATAAGCCGTGACAAAGTACGAGAGGGAATGCTTGTTGCCGCTGCCCTTGGTTTTATTGCCAAGCACAATGCAAGTATCGCCGGAGCGGAAGTTGGCTGTCAGGGAGAAGTCGGAGTCGCATCTGCGATGGCTGCCGGTTTAATTGCATACGCTAAAGGACACCGTTTCTGGCGCACTGAGAATGCAGCTGAATCAGCTCTGGAACACCACCTTGGACTCACCTGTGATCCCGTGGGAGGATATGTGCAGATACCGTGCATTGAACGCAATGCCATGGGAGTTGTCCGGGCATACAACGCGTACCTAATTGCCTCGGTGGAAAAGGAAGAGTTCCACAAAGTCAGTTTTGACGAAGTTGTAAAGGCCATGGCTGAGACAGGCAAAGATATGAATTCAAAATATAAAGAAACTTCCCTTGGCGGACTGGCTGTATCCGTACCCAACTGTTAA
- a CDS encoding DUF523 domain-containing protein, with amino-acid sequence MYIVSGCLAGLCCRYDGKDNADERVMKLVSEGKAIPVCPEQLGGLTTPRPPCEIVEGQVLSDKGDDVTENFRRGADEALKLAKLAGSKKAILKARSPSCGIGRIYDGTFKGNLIDGDGLFAAMLRKEGFELETE; translated from the coding sequence ATGTATATCGTAAGCGGTTGTCTGGCAGGACTTTGCTGCCGTTATGACGGTAAGGACAATGCTGATGAAAGGGTTATGAAGCTGGTGTCTGAAGGCAAGGCCATCCCGGTGTGCCCGGAACAATTGGGGGGACTGACAACTCCCCGTCCTCCATGTGAGATAGTGGAAGGACAAGTGCTCAGTGATAAGGGTGATGATGTTACGGAAAATTTCAGGCGCGGAGCAGATGAGGCTCTCAAGCTGGCAAAGCTTGCGGGCAGCAAAAAAGCCATTCTCAAAGCACGCTCCCCATCCTGCGGCATAGGAAGGATTTATGACGGAACCTTCAAGGGAAATCTGATTGATGGCGACGGATTATTTGCCGCCATGCTTAGAAAAGAAGGCTTTGAGCTGGAAACAGAATAA
- the dsrB gene encoding dissimilatory-type sulfite reductase subunit beta: MAFVSSGYNPDKPMENRISDIGPRDFREFLPPVIKNNYGKWLYHEIIEPGVLVHVAESGDEVYTVRCGTARLMSITLIREMCEVADKHCDGYLRFTTRNNVEFMTDSKDKMIALKEDLLSRKFEGGSYKFPVGGTGAGISNIVHTQGWVHCHTPATDASGTVKVIMDDLFDEFTGHNMPAPVRIAVACCLNMCGACHCSDIAVVGVHRKPPIIDHEYLDNLCEIPLAVAACPTGAVRPSKAEIDGKQYKTVAIKEERCMYCGNCYTMCPSLPLSDKEGDGIALMVGGKVSNRISMPKFSKVVVAFIPNEPPRWPTLTKTIRTIVEVYKAEANKYERLGDWAERIGWERFFEKTGIEFTPHLIDDFRDPAYYTWRQSTQFKF, translated from the coding sequence ATGGCGTTCGTTTCTTCTGGCTACAATCCAGACAAACCGATGGAAAACCGGATCTCGGACATTGGACCTCGTGACTTCAGAGAGTTCCTGCCCCCGGTTATCAAGAACAACTACGGCAAGTGGCTTTACCACGAAATCATTGAACCCGGCGTACTGGTACACGTTGCCGAATCCGGCGATGAAGTATACACCGTACGTTGCGGTACTGCTCGCCTCATGAGTATTACCCTGATTCGTGAAATGTGCGAAGTTGCTGACAAGCACTGCGACGGTTACCTCCGTTTCACCACCCGTAACAACGTTGAGTTCATGACCGACTCCAAGGACAAGATGATTGCCCTGAAAGAAGATCTGCTCAGCCGTAAGTTCGAAGGTGGTTCCTACAAGTTCCCCGTAGGTGGTACCGGTGCTGGTATCTCCAACATCGTTCACACTCAGGGTTGGGTTCACTGCCACACCCCCGCTACCGATGCTTCCGGTACTGTTAAAGTCATCATGGATGACCTCTTTGATGAGTTCACCGGCCACAACATGCCCGCACCCGTGCGTATCGCTGTTGCTTGCTGTCTGAACATGTGTGGTGCTTGCCACTGCTCCGACATCGCTGTTGTCGGTGTTCACCGTAAGCCCCCCATCATTGACCACGAATACCTCGACAACCTCTGCGAAATTCCTCTGGCAGTAGCTGCTTGTCCTACCGGTGCTGTTCGTCCTTCCAAGGCCGAAATCGACGGTAAACAGTACAAGACTGTTGCTATTAAGGAAGAGCGCTGCATGTACTGCGGTAACTGCTACACCATGTGCCCCTCCCTGCCCCTCTCCGATAAGGAAGGTGACGGTATCGCACTGATGGTTGGTGGTAAGGTTTCTAACCGTATCTCCATGCCTAAGTTCTCCAAAGTTGTTGTTGCATTTATTCCTAACGAACCTCCCCGTTGGCCCACTCTTACCAAGACTATCCGCACAATCGTGGAAGTCTACAAAGCTGAAGCCAACAAGTACGAACGTCTGGGTGACTGGGCAGAGCGTATTGGCTGGGAACGTTTCTTCGAAAAGACTGGTATCGAGTTTACTCCCCACCTTATCGATGACTTCCGTGACCCCGCTTACTACACCTGGCGTCAGTCCACTCAGTTCAAGTTCTAA